A single window of Syntrophotalea acetylenica DNA harbors:
- a CDS encoding Arm DNA-binding domain-containing protein: MSRPSHGQPGRRGRRSGKAVQTLRWQRALSSRCTEKNSGTSKCWRFKYHFQGREQLLALGTYPEVSLFEARVRCEHARQLLAKQLNPGEAYREAKAEEKILASTVDPGPSVSLNMDGDVVIRKGRSTLRLNEEESQFVADLLKKLR, translated from the coding sequence ATCAGCCGTCCCTCTCACGGACAGCCAGGTCGAAGAGGCCGTCGCAGCGGAAAAGCCGTTCAAACTCTTCGATGGCAAAGGGCTCTTTCTTCTCGTTGCACCGAAAAAAACAGCGGTACCAGCAAATGCTGGCGATTCAAATACCACTTTCAGGGCAGGGAACAGCTTCTTGCGCTCGGCACCTACCCTGAAGTGTCTCTTTTTGAAGCACGCGTCCGTTGTGAACATGCGCGGCAACTGCTGGCGAAACAACTGAACCCTGGCGAAGCCTACCGAGAAGCGAAAGCTGAAGAAAAAATTCTGGCCTCAACAGTGGATCCCGGTCCGTCCGTAAGTCTCAATATGGATGGAGACGTGGTGATCCGAAAAGGCCGCTCAACGCTCCGGTTGAACGAAGAAGAATCACAATTCGTTGCTGACCTGCTGAAAAAACTGAGGTGA
- a CDS encoding tyrosine-type recombinase/integrase, producing the protein MPLTDMKIRNAKPTAKPRKMFDGDGLYLLISPTQKPGRGKSWRFKYFFDGKEKLLSMGSYPEIGLAEARSRRDQARKLIANGIDPAKERQRQKRERAAQIANTVELVAKEWLHRQEGVLAPKTIYRIERRLANDVYPAIGSTPIADLVAKEILEKVLRPIEDRGTLETAHRVRGTLSQIMRYGVACGLCERDATVDLRGALKPIQRKHRAALDSEGIPDPAKVGALLRAIDGFDGNPTVKAALRLHPLVATRPGELRHAEWTEIDLDQALWSIPAGRMKMKNPHIVPLSPQALTILRELQQITGKGTYLFPSSRSAARPISDNTLNAALRRMGYDGTEFVSHGWRAIFRTLADEVLQERIDIIEAQLAHQVSDALGRAYNRTSFLKERRALMNRWGSYLDGLKNATKVISLVKRTGSN; encoded by the coding sequence ATGCCGCTGACCGACATGAAGATCCGAAACGCCAAACCAACCGCAAAACCACGCAAGATGTTTGATGGCGACGGACTCTACCTCCTCATCTCCCCAACCCAAAAACCCGGGCGGGGAAAATCCTGGCGGTTCAAGTACTTTTTTGACGGCAAAGAAAAACTCCTGTCTATGGGAAGTTATCCCGAAATCGGCCTTGCGGAAGCCCGCTCACGACGGGACCAGGCCCGCAAGTTGATCGCCAATGGCATCGACCCTGCCAAGGAAAGACAACGCCAGAAACGAGAGAGAGCAGCGCAGATCGCCAATACGGTTGAGCTTGTCGCCAAAGAGTGGCTGCATCGACAGGAAGGCGTTCTGGCCCCCAAAACCATCTACAGGATTGAACGTCGCCTGGCCAATGACGTCTACCCCGCCATTGGTAGCACCCCTATAGCTGATCTGGTTGCCAAAGAAATTCTCGAAAAGGTGCTGCGCCCTATTGAGGATCGCGGCACCCTGGAAACCGCCCATCGTGTCCGGGGGACCTTGTCCCAGATCATGCGTTATGGCGTGGCCTGCGGCCTGTGTGAGCGGGACGCAACCGTCGACCTGCGAGGAGCACTGAAACCGATCCAGCGTAAGCACCGTGCCGCCCTTGATAGTGAAGGGATTCCCGACCCCGCCAAGGTCGGGGCCCTGCTGCGGGCAATTGACGGGTTCGACGGCAATCCAACCGTCAAGGCCGCCCTGCGCCTGCACCCTCTGGTAGCAACCCGCCCCGGCGAACTGCGTCACGCGGAATGGACAGAAATCGACCTCGACCAGGCCCTCTGGTCAATTCCGGCCGGCCGCATGAAGATGAAAAATCCGCACATCGTGCCGCTTTCGCCGCAGGCGCTGACGATTCTGCGCGAGTTGCAGCAGATCACCGGTAAGGGAACCTATCTCTTTCCATCATCCCGTTCAGCAGCACGGCCAATCTCCGACAACACTCTGAATGCAGCCCTGCGTCGAATGGGCTATGACGGAACAGAGTTTGTTTCCCACGGCTGGCGGGCGATCTTCCGCACCCTGGCCGACGAAGTGTTGCAGGAACGGATCGACATCATCGAGGCTCAACTTGCCCATCAGGTTTCCGACGCCCTCGGCCGGGCCTACAATCGCACCAGCTTCCTGAAGGAGCGCCGGGCGTTGATGAACCGCTGGGGGAGTTATCTTGACGGCCTGAAGAACGCGACCAAGGTGATCTCTCTGGTCAAACGAACCGGTTCCAACTAA
- a CDS encoding helix-turn-helix transcriptional regulator produces MANNPLPETGFLRLKQIIGDPKAKPPIPPIIPISRSSWWQGIKNKNYPAPVRIGKRVTVWKSEEIRALVNGTWQPESADD; encoded by the coding sequence ATGGCCAACAACCCTCTCCCCGAAACCGGGTTCCTGCGACTCAAACAGATCATCGGTGATCCCAAGGCGAAGCCACCCATCCCGCCAATCATTCCGATCTCTCGCAGTTCCTGGTGGCAGGGAATAAAAAACAAGAACTACCCAGCGCCAGTGCGCATCGGCAAAAGGGTCACTGTCTGGAAATCCGAAGAAATTCGCGCTTTAGTCAACGGCACCTGGCAACCCGAGTCCGCTGATGACTAG
- a CDS encoding helix-turn-helix domain-containing protein, with amino-acid sequence MNAFGPYIRQRREELFQDDRSFSLRQVAGRVGIEPAYLSKIERGDFAPPSEDVIRKLAHELGENADILLALAGKVSRDLMEIIVQRPKLVAELLRQIKEMPDHAVLRVVREVKDGDW; translated from the coding sequence ATGAACGCATTTGGGCCATATATCAGACAGCGCCGCGAGGAGCTGTTTCAGGATGACAGGAGCTTTTCTCTCCGACAGGTTGCCGGACGTGTCGGCATTGAACCTGCGTACTTAAGCAAGATTGAACGGGGCGATTTTGCTCCCCCTTCTGAGGATGTCATACGAAAGCTTGCGCACGAACTTGGAGAGAATGCGGATATCCTTCTGGCGCTTGCAGGTAAGGTTTCCAGGGATCTGATGGAGATCATTGTCCAGCGGCCAAAGCTGGTTGCGGAGCTTTTGAGACAAATCAAAGAGATGCCCGATCATGCGGTGCTACGCGTGGTCCGGGAAGTCAAGGACGGAGACTGGTAG
- a CDS encoding IS3 family transposase (programmed frameshift), whose protein sequence is MPSKYSPEFKQDAVKLAVESDQPISQTARALGVNPNTLYTWVAKYHQPQAVDEEGAGDKHPYEELKRLRREIAQLKEERDILKKGGGVLCKEQSVKYAWMRQQTEFGVQAMCRVLQVSRSGYYESLSRAPSNRSLADDALRPQIKGVFEKGRKTYGTRRIKDDLDKQGTVISRRRIARLMQEEGLAVKTKRKFKPTTNSKHDKPIAPNLLEREFNVETPDTAYVGDITYIPTREGWLYLAVVIDLFSRAVVGWAMGSRINAALVNDALRMAIWKRKPARGLIFHSDRGSQYASESHRKIHLTHGILASMSKKGDCWDNAVAESFFHTLKTELVHHCDYESRVEARASIFEYIEVFYNRQRRHSANGNEAPLVFEAMKKAA, encoded by the exons ATGCCATCGAAGTACTCGCCAGAATTTAAGCAAGACGCCGTGAAGTTGGCCGTCGAATCTGATCAGCCGATTTCCCAGACGGCCAGAGCGCTGGGGGTCAATCCGAACACTCTGTATACCTGGGTTGCAAAGTATCATCAGCCCCAAGCCGTGGACGAAGAAGGCGCGGGGGACAAGCATCCCTACGAAGAGCTTAAGCGCTTGCGGCGCGAAATTGCCCAACTCAAAGAGGAGCGTGACATCCTAAAAAAAG GCGGCGGCGTACTTTGCAAAGAACAGTCGGTAAAGTACGCCTGGATGAGACAGCAGACTGAATTCGGCGTCCAGGCCATGTGTCGTGTTCTGCAAGTTTCCCGAAGCGGCTACTATGAGAGCTTGAGCCGAGCGCCCAGCAACCGCAGCCTTGCCGATGACGCGCTTCGCCCCCAAATCAAAGGGGTATTCGAAAAAGGCCGAAAAACCTATGGCACCCGGCGAATCAAAGACGATCTGGACAAGCAAGGTACGGTCATCAGCCGCCGGCGCATCGCCCGGCTCATGCAGGAAGAAGGTTTGGCGGTCAAAACCAAGCGCAAATTTAAGCCGACAACCAATTCCAAACATGACAAGCCCATTGCGCCTAATCTGCTTGAGCGCGAATTTAACGTCGAAACGCCCGACACCGCTTATGTCGGCGATATCACCTATATTCCGACGCGTGAAGGCTGGCTGTACCTGGCCGTTGTCATAGATCTCTTCTCTCGGGCCGTGGTCGGCTGGGCCATGGGTTCACGGATCAACGCCGCGCTGGTCAATGATGCCCTGCGAATGGCGATCTGGAAGCGCAAGCCAGCCCGGGGCCTGATTTTTCACAGTGATCGCGGCAGTCAATATGCTTCTGAGAGCCATCGGAAAATTCACCTCACCCACGGCATTTTGGCCAGCATGAGCAAAAAGGGTGATTGCTGGGACAATGCTGTCGCTGAGAGTTTTTTCCATACTCTGAAAACTGAACTGGTCCATCATTGCGACTACGAAAGCCGCGTCGAAGCCAGAGCGTCGATCTTCGAGTACATCGAAGTGTTTTACAATCGCCAGCGGCGTCACTCCGCCAACGGGAACGAAGCTCCGCTGGTCTTTGAGGCCATGAAAAAAGCTGCGTAA
- a CDS encoding HTH domain-containing protein, translating into MSVKAAATEVLKKAKTPLHAKAIAEQIIAAGLWTSDGKTPEATVSASLYSDIKKNGDKSTFVKVGPQTFALRDSTKISSGAAPIPATVQEAPKPHPTNAGFSFTDCAQKVLEEFGGKKPMHYKEITEKALQKGWLVTGGKTPEATMYAQVITEIKRQQKRGERPRFVQHGRGYVGLSQWMGRGLAFQIEQHNHQVRKALRERLLAMKPGEFEELISQLLAEMGFEMVEVTKLSGDGGIDVRGTLVVGDVVRIKMAVQVKKWKLKNNIQAPVVQQVRGSLGAHEQGLIITTSDFSPGAVKEAVQPDKTPIALMNGEQLVMLLMEHGIGVHRSTPDLFEIDEDALVTGEGKFG; encoded by the coding sequence ATGTCCGTGAAGGCTGCCGCCACTGAGGTGCTGAAAAAGGCAAAAACCCCGCTGCACGCTAAAGCAATTGCTGAGCAGATCATCGCTGCTGGGCTCTGGACCTCTGATGGCAAGACGCCTGAAGCCACCGTGAGCGCCAGTCTGTATTCGGACATCAAGAAAAATGGTGACAAATCGACCTTTGTAAAGGTTGGCCCTCAGACCTTCGCGCTTCGGGATTCCACTAAAATATCGAGCGGCGCTGCGCCGATTCCTGCGACCGTCCAAGAGGCTCCAAAACCTCATCCTACAAATGCGGGGTTCTCCTTCACCGATTGCGCTCAGAAGGTGCTCGAGGAGTTCGGCGGCAAGAAGCCGATGCACTACAAGGAAATCACTGAGAAGGCCCTGCAAAAAGGCTGGCTGGTAACCGGCGGAAAAACGCCCGAGGCCACCATGTATGCCCAGGTGATTACCGAGATCAAACGCCAGCAGAAACGCGGTGAGCGGCCCCGCTTCGTTCAGCACGGCCGTGGCTATGTGGGCCTGAGCCAATGGATGGGTCGCGGGCTGGCGTTCCAGATCGAGCAACACAACCACCAAGTTCGAAAGGCCCTGCGTGAACGTCTGCTGGCGATGAAGCCCGGCGAGTTCGAGGAGCTTATCTCGCAGTTGCTGGCGGAGATGGGTTTCGAGATGGTCGAGGTGACCAAACTTAGTGGCGACGGCGGCATCGATGTTCGGGGCACCCTGGTGGTGGGTGACGTGGTCCGCATCAAGATGGCTGTCCAAGTCAAAAAGTGGAAGCTCAAGAACAACATCCAGGCTCCGGTCGTGCAGCAGGTGCGCGGCAGCCTCGGAGCGCACGAGCAAGGCCTGATCATCACCACTAGCGATTTCAGCCCGGGAGCCGTCAAAGAGGCTGTTCAACCCGACAAGACCCCCATCGCCCTGATGAACGGAGAGCAACTCGTGATGCTTTTGATGGAGCACGGTATCGGCGTCCATCGCTCCACACCGGATCTGTTCGAGATCGATGAGGACGCTCTGGTAACCGGGGAAGGAAAATTCGGCTAA
- a CDS encoding M48 family metallopeptidase, translated as MELVYTIKRSPNRKKLTITVERDRSVVVHAPESTSEEKIQAIIESKRKWIYEKTKHAQKYALPHPPGKELVNGESALYLGRQYQIEVVQNNSEEIRFEQRFLIPARLSAERKQVLRNWYMDKAREKILPRTKKFANDLGVAFTNAKIVDNRYRWGSCTIKDNINFNWRLIKAPMYVVDYVIIHELTHLLEANHTPRFWNIVRAQSSKMDKAKQWLLENGQILEEDI; from the coding sequence ATGGAGCTGGTCTATACCATCAAGCGGTCGCCTAACCGTAAAAAGCTGACGATTACCGTCGAACGGGATCGCAGTGTGGTTGTCCATGCGCCGGAATCCACTTCCGAGGAGAAGATTCAGGCTATCATCGAATCAAAACGGAAGTGGATTTATGAAAAGACCAAACATGCGCAAAAATACGCATTACCTCATCCGCCGGGCAAAGAGCTGGTCAACGGCGAATCCGCACTCTACCTGGGCCGTCAATATCAGATCGAAGTAGTCCAAAACAACTCGGAAGAGATTCGTTTCGAGCAACGTTTCCTGATCCCGGCGAGGCTTTCTGCTGAGCGCAAGCAGGTCCTGCGAAATTGGTACATGGACAAGGCCAGGGAAAAAATCCTGCCCCGGACCAAAAAGTTTGCCAATGATCTCGGAGTGGCATTCACCAATGCCAAGATCGTTGATAATCGCTATCGCTGGGGTTCCTGCACGATCAAGGACAACATAAATTTCAACTGGCGACTCATTAAGGCACCGATGTATGTCGTGGATTACGTGATCATCCACGAACTGACTCACCTATTGGAAGCGAACCACACACCTCGGTTTTGGAATATCGTTCGAGCGCAGTCCTCGAAAATGGACAAGGCAAAGCAATGGCTACTCGAAAATGGCCAGATCCTTGAGGAGGATATCTGA